One Triticum urartu cultivar G1812 unplaced genomic scaffold, Tu2.1 TuUngrouped_contig_7075, whole genome shotgun sequence genomic region harbors:
- the LOC125531425 gene encoding UDP-rhamnose/UDP-galactose transporter 6-like, which yields MAPGSKAEKKAALDAGAWMFNVVTSVGIIMVNKALMATHGFSFATTLTGMHFATTTLMTLVMKWLGYVQPSHLPLSELVKFVFFANLSIVGMNVSLMWNSVGFYQIAKLSIIPLLCIMEVLFENFRYSRDTKLSIVVVLVGVGVCTVSDVSVNAQGLVAAVIAVCGTALQQHYVNYLQRKYSLNSLKLLGHTAPAQAASLLILGPFVDFWLTRNRIDTFHYTSTVTFFIVLSCVISVGTNLSQFICIGRFTAVTFQVIGHMKTILVLTLGFLLFGKEGLNFHVAFGMILAIVGMIWYSSASSKPGGKERQGLASEKAQKSPQSELDDKV from the exons ATGGCACCAGGAAGCAAGGCAGAGAAAAAAGCAGCATTGGATGCTGGGGCATGGATGTTCAATGTTGTAACTTCGGTTGGCATAATCATGGTCAACAAGGCCTTAATGGCTACACATGGTTTTAGCTTTG CCACAACATTGACTGGGATGCATTTTGCAACTACCACTTTGATGACATTGGTAATGAAATGGTTAGGATACGTTCAGCCATCTCATTTACCTCTGTCGGAGCTAGTAAAGTTTGTATTTTTTGCAAACCTATCAATTGTTGGGATGAATGTTAGCTTGATGTGGAACTCTGTTGGCTTTTATCAG ATTGCGAAGCTATCTATTATTCCACTTCTATGCATTATGGAGGTCCTGTTCGAAAATTTCCGTTACTCGAGGGATACAAAGCTTAGTATAGTGGTTGTCCTTGTAGGTGTGGGAGTGTGTACAGTTTCTGATGTCAGTGTAAATGCGCAAGGATTGGTAGCTGCCGTAATAGCAGTTTGCGGCACTGCATTACAACAGCAT TATGTCAATTACCTTCAACGGAAGTACTCTCTCAACTCACTCAAACTCTTGGGTCACACTGCACCAGCTCAAGCAGCTTCACTGTTGATATTAGGCCCATTCGTGGACTTCTGGCTTACCAGGAATAGAATCGACACTTTTCACTACACCAGCACAGTGACG TTCTTCATTGTGCTGTCATGCGTTATTTCAGTTGGGACCAATCTCAGCCAATTCATATGCATTGGGAGATTCACCGCCGTCACGTTTCAAGTGATCGGACACATGAAGACAATTCTCGTGCTAACCCTGGGATTTCTGTTGTTCGGGAAAGAAGGCCTGAATTTCCATGTGGCGTTTGGGATGATCCTCGCCATTGTTGGGATGATATGGTACAGCAGCGCGTCTTCGAAACCCGGAGGCAAGGAGCGGCAGGGTCTGGCGAGCGAGAAGGCCCAGAAGTCGCCACAGTCGGAGCTGGACGATAAAGTATGA